Below is a window of Spelaeicoccus albus DNA.
CTGCCGTGGTCGCGCGGTGTTCCCGGACGACGTCCGTCGGCTCCGGGTCGGAACAAGCCGATGAGTCGTTCGTCGAGATCGCGTGCGGCCCGCGCCGAGACCGAGTGAGCGCCGGCAGCGCTGTACGTGTGCAGCGCGTCGGCAAGCAGCACGTTGACGGGGAACCACACGGGCCCGCGCCAGTTCGAATTGCCGCCGAACAGCGCCGTGTCGGACTCGCCCGGGTTGTAGCGGATGCTGAGCGGTTCGCCGCCGACGTCAGCCGTGTACGGGTCCACGTATGCGGCCGACAGCGCGCGCACGCCATAGGGCGACAAGAACTCCGATTCGTCGAACATCCACCCGAGCACGGCGCGCAGTTTGGCGTCGTCCAACAGAGAGAACGTGATGGTGTCGGATTGTTCGCTGACCAATTCCCGTGTTGCCTCCGGCCGGCGCCGGCGCAGGTAGTCGAGTCTGCCGGCCAGCTCGGTCAACCCGTTGAATTCCTCCTTGTCGAAGCTTGCCACGGCCACGAGGGGCAAGAGCCCGACCATCGATCGCACGCGGAGCCGCTGGAAACTGCCGTCCTGCTTGACCAGCACGTCGTAAAAGAACTGATCGCCGTCGTCCCATAGCGAGACCGCGTGCGAGCCGAAGTTGTTCATGGCCGCGGCGATGTCGAAGAAGTGCCGCTGGAATTTCACGGCGATGTCCTGCCATGCCGGGTCCTTTCGGGCCAGCTCGACGGCGATCTGCATCATCCCGAGGCAATAGAACGCCATCCAGCTCGTCGCGTCGGACTGCTCGAGCCGCGCTCCCCCGGGAGGCGGCGCCGACCGGTTGAACAGCCCGATGTTGTCCATCCCCAGGAATCCGCCCTCGAACAGGTTCGATCCGTCGGCGTCCTCACGACTGACCCACCACGAGAAGTTGAGAAGTAATTTGCCGATGACGCGGATCAGGAATCCGGTGTCGCGCTTGCCGTCGAGGCAATACACCTTCCAGGCGGCCCACGCGTGCACTGGCGGATTCACGTCACCGAACGCCCATTCATACGCCGGCAGTTGACCGTTGGGGTGCATTGCCCATTCGCGGCACAGGAGCAACAGCTGCTCTTTGGCGAACTCCGGGTCGATCTCGGCAAGCGTCACACAGTGGAATGCCAGATCCCAGGCCGCGAACCACGGATACTCCCACGCGTCCGGCATCGAGATGACGTCGGCCAGGTCGAGATGGCGCCAGCGGACATTCCGGCCGGGCGGCTTCGTGGATTGGCGGGACGGCGGCGGCGCGGGCTGTCCGGGGTCGCCGTCGAGCCACCGCTTCACCGAGTACGTGTACAGCTGCTTGCCCCACAGCAGGCCGGCAAAGGCGCGGCGCGCCACGAGCGTGTCGTTCGGGGATGTCTGCGGCGGGATGACGCATTCGTAGAATTCATCGGCTTCGCGCGCCCGTTCCCTGCGGATCCCGTCGAATTCGATGCCGAACGGTGTGCCGGCCTCTCGGCTCCCCGTGGCGCTCGTCGCCGATTCGGCGCGGAGCCGGAGGCGTACCGTGACGGTGTCACCGGGCTCGACCGCGTCGAACACGTAGTGAAATGCCGCCTTGGTGCCCGTGCCGTGCGGATTGAGCATTGAGTCGTCTCCCTCGACGACCGCCTTGTTGACGGCGTCCTTGGGATACGGCGATCGATTCGCCGCGGAGCCGAAGATCGCCACGGCGTTTGTCTCGTTGTCGCAGACGAGCGCTGCAGGCGTTCCCTCCGCACTCAGCACGTATGCGCCAAGCTCGTCGTGGCGCGCTCGAAACGCACTGACGCCGTCCGATCCCGGCAGGATGCTCACCTCGGGCTTGGCCGGGCTCTCCGAATTCTCGTCGCGCCCCGAATCGCCCCATGCCCACGTGTTGCGGAACCACAAGTGCGGAATCAGATGGAGCGGCGCCGTATCCGGGCCGCGGTTCGTGGCCGAGATAGTGATCAGGATGTCGTCCGGCGCGGCCTTGGCGTACGTGAGCCGCACGTCGAAGAATCGATCGTCGTCGAGTATGCCGGTGTCGGACAGCTCGAATTCGCGCTGAGTGCGGGTGCGGCGTGCGTTTTCGGCGATCAGTTCCCGGTACGGATATGCCGCCTGCGGATAGCGGTAGAGCCAGTCGGCCCACGAATGCGTCGGCGTCGCGTCGACCGGCCACCAATACTCTTTGACGTCTTCGCCGTGGTTGCCCTGTCCGCCCGTGACGCCGAACTGCCGTTCCTTGATGCGATCGTCGTTGCCGTTCCACACGGCCAGCGCGAAGTTCAACGTTCCGGTGATATCGCAAATACCGCCGAGCCCGTCTTCGCCCCACCGGTACGCTCGCGCGTGCGATTGGTCGAACGGAAAGTAAGTCCAGGCGTTGCCGTCGGCGGAATAGTCCTCGCGAACCGTACCCCACTGGCGGGCCGAGACGTACGGTCCCCACCGGCGCCACGCGGCCACCTCGTCCGGCGACGCGGCAAGGCGCGCATGTTCGGCGGTGGGCGGACCATCGGATGCAAGGTCGGCTTCGGGTGCAAACTCGCTGCCGGCCTCCGCATTCACGTCCATGCCAGAAGTGTGCCACTATCCGCCGGGAATCTCAGGTCGCATCCGCCCAACCACCCCTAGAACTGCTATGCTTCAACACCTTGCAGTACTAGGTATCGATCGACTACCCAAGGGGGACGGATGCGCTTTGACAAGGACTTGGTCGCCGCGTCGGCCACGCCGCTCGTCTTGGGGATCCTCACCGAGGGCGACCTGCACGGCTACGCAATCCTGGGGCGCGTGGCCGAACTGTCCGGCGGGACGATGCAGTGGACCGACGGCATGCTCTACCCACTCCTGCACAGGCTTGAACGGTTCGACTACGTGACGTCGTCCTGGGGCGTCTCGGAGGTCGGACGCCGGTGCAAGCATTACTCCATCACTGCCGCCGGCAGGGAAGCACTTGCCGAACGGCAACACCAATGGGCCGTCGTGGCCGAGGCTTTGCGCGCGGTGTGGCAAAACGGCCGAGTCCCGCCGGCCCGCGCGCACGGGTGGGCCTGATGACGCTGCCGACAGAGACGGAGACGCAGATTGCCCGATGGCGCGGGTACGTCCAGCGACGGCAGGCCATTTCCGTCGACGACGTCGATGAACTCGAAGACCATTTGCGCCACCAGATCGCCGATCTGACCTCTTCCGGTCTCGACGACGAGGAGTCGTTCCTCGTCGCCATCAAGCGCCTCGGCAATATGGACGCGATTTCGCGCGAATACGCCCGCGAGCATTCCGATCGGCTCTGGAAGCAGCTCGCCCTGGTCCCGGAAACGTCGGGGCCGGCCGGCAGCTCGGCGTGGCGCGAACCCGCCATCGTGCTGGGACTTGCCGCAGGGGCCGGCTTGGCGGTCAAGGCCGGATTGACATGGATGCCCGGCGCCGGCGTACCGGCGCGCAATTGCGGATTGCTCGTCTTTCCGTTCCTTACCGCATACTTCGCATGGAAGCGACGATTTAGCGCTCGCGTGGTGACCGCACTGCTCATTGCCTTCGTCATTCTTGCCGTGGCCGTCAACGTCTATCCGTTCGTTCCGGCCGGTTCCACCGAATTGCTCGTCATCCTGCACGCACCGGTCGTGCTTTGGCTGCTGGCCGGAGTGGGCTATGTGGGCGGGCGCTGGCGCTCGGGCGGCCGGCGGATGGATTTCGTCCGTTTCACGGGCGAGCTGGCGATCTATTTCGTCCTGTTGGGTCTGGGCGGCGGCATCTTGATCGGACTGACCTCGGCGGTTCTGCAACTCGTGGGCGTCGATCTGGAACCGGTGATCGGGGGCTGGATTCTTCCGTTCGCCGCGCCGGGCGCTTTCATCGTCGCAGCATGGCTGGTCGAGGCCAAACAAAACGTCGTCGAGAATATCGCTCCAGTGCTC
It encodes the following:
- a CDS encoding PadR family transcriptional regulator; this translates as MRFDKDLVAASATPLVLGILTEGDLHGYAILGRVAELSGGTMQWTDGMLYPLLHRLERFDYVTSSWGVSEVGRRCKHYSITAAGREALAERQHQWAVVAEALRAVWQNGRVPPARAHGWA
- a CDS encoding permease prefix domain 1-containing protein; amino-acid sequence: MTLPTETETQIARWRGYVQRRQAISVDDVDELEDHLRHQIADLTSSGLDDEESFLVAIKRLGNMDAISREYAREHSDRLWKQLALVPETSGPAGSSAWREPAIVLGLAAGAGLAVKAGLTWMPGAGVPARNCGLLVFPFLTAYFAWKRRFSARVVTALLIAFVILAVAVNVYPFVPAGSTELLVILHAPVVLWLLAGVGYVGGRWRSGGRRMDFVRFTGELAIYFVLLGLGGGILIGLTSAVLQLVGVDLEPVIGGWILPFAAPGAFIVAAWLVEAKQNVVENIAPVLTRVFTPLTIVMLLTLLAVLAASGGLIEVDRDLLILMDAILILVLALLLYSISARDSLSRAGFFDVMQLILVVLALAVDAVMLTAMLARIAEFGFSPNKIAALGVNLLLLVHLAGAARLSVGFVRNRRRFTALERWQTQYLPVYGVWAAAVVVAFPPLFGFA
- a CDS encoding MGH1-like glycoside hydrolase domain-containing protein, giving the protein MDVNAEAGSEFAPEADLASDGPPTAEHARLAASPDEVAAWRRWGPYVSARQWGTVREDYSADGNAWTYFPFDQSHARAYRWGEDGLGGICDITGTLNFALAVWNGNDDRIKERQFGVTGGQGNHGEDVKEYWWPVDATPTHSWADWLYRYPQAAYPYRELIAENARRTRTQREFELSDTGILDDDRFFDVRLTYAKAAPDDILITISATNRGPDTAPLHLIPHLWFRNTWAWGDSGRDENSESPAKPEVSILPGSDGVSAFRARHDELGAYVLSAEGTPAALVCDNETNAVAIFGSAANRSPYPKDAVNKAVVEGDDSMLNPHGTGTKAAFHYVFDAVEPGDTVTVRLRLRAESATSATGSREAGTPFGIEFDGIRRERAREADEFYECVIPPQTSPNDTLVARRAFAGLLWGKQLYTYSVKRWLDGDPGQPAPPPSRQSTKPPGRNVRWRHLDLADVISMPDAWEYPWFAAWDLAFHCVTLAEIDPEFAKEQLLLLCREWAMHPNGQLPAYEWAFGDVNPPVHAWAAWKVYCLDGKRDTGFLIRVIGKLLLNFSWWVSREDADGSNLFEGGFLGMDNIGLFNRSAPPPGGARLEQSDATSWMAFYCLGMMQIAVELARKDPAWQDIAVKFQRHFFDIAAAMNNFGSHAVSLWDDGDQFFYDVLVKQDGSFQRLRVRSMVGLLPLVAVASFDKEEFNGLTELAGRLDYLRRRRPEATRELVSEQSDTITFSLLDDAKLRAVLGWMFDESEFLSPYGVRALSAAYVDPYTADVGGEPLSIRYNPGESDTALFGGNSNWRGPVWFPVNVLLADALHTYSAAGAHSVSARAARDLDERLIGLFRPGADGRRPGTPRDHGSGELWTAHPTFSEYFHGDTGEGLGASHQTGWTAFVAHLICRRSSTGNSTGNSTSDTVRITE